The Coffea arabica cultivar ET-39 chromosome 4e, Coffea Arabica ET-39 HiFi, whole genome shotgun sequence genome includes a window with the following:
- the LOC113741526 gene encoding extra-large guanine nucleotide-binding protein 3 isoform X2 yields the protein MAAAELKNQESSPASSAELSESDATTGASTNKWEELLRKMLPAGAPVPDEDHLDYSITVEYQGPPPCLPSSTCISIPKPLKFSSSFKTHNSLLTSRKNSNLVSSIARNRDSSDEKSRSSFSSCSVPGNFLFSSCDTKVDDGKSVDFSANFDTNDRIDKGKIGAKVKRCSRCGEGGWLVLIREKREVCMVCGAEYCRHCVLKAMGSMPEGRKCVGCIGKPIDEANREKLGRCSRLLASICSPLEISHIMKAEKECSANQIRSEQVVVNGRPLKEEELVEVMGCAHPPCDLRPGRYWYDNDSGLWGKDGEKPVSFISANLKVGGKLLNNASNGNTKVYINGREITKPELRILKLANVQCPRGTHFWLYEDGSYEEEGQKNIRGNIWEKATTRLICSLLSLPVPFGNARWAKEDQTTFSGRPVGKYLEPGKVHKLLLLGLEGSGTSTIFKQMKFINGNQFSAQELQDIKLLIQSNVYRYLSVLLEGREHFEDEALLAEKAQGLTAEESLHSSAGGISPDRQRKSVYSIEKRLRNFSDWLLDTVARGDLDTFFPAAAREYAPIADEVWKDPAIQETYKRRVELHCLPDVAKYFLDRAIEISSNEYEPSEEDILNAEGVIPNNGLALFEFSSDDHSTMSETGNDNSEVHPPSSKYQLIRISSKGLLDSSKWLEMFEGFRALVYCVSLSDYDQMVAHDTCPFSNKLLASRYLFESLARHPSFEDIPFVLLLNKYDAFEEKINLVPLSVCEWFSDFSPSKPHHNSQSLAHQAYYYIAVKFKLLYTSITRKKLFVRQTNGRDSESVHDAFKYIREIIKWDEEARNVYGIYENDSFYSPERSSSPNIRGG from the exons ATGGCCGCTGCAGAGttgaaaaatcaagaatcaTCACCAGCATCATCAGCGGAATTGTCCGAATCAGATGCTACTACTGGTGCTAGTACTAACAAATGGGAGGAGCTTCTCCGGAAAATGCTACCGGCCGGAGCTCCGGTACCGGACGAGGACCACCTAGACTACTCTATTACAGTAGAATATCAGGGTCCTCCTCCTTGCTTACCTTCTTCTACTTGTATTAGTATTCCTAAACCTCTTAAGTTTTCCTCATCATTTAAAACCCATAATTCCCTTTTGACCTCTCGGAAAAATAGTAACTTAGTTTCTAGCATTGCTCGAAATCGTGATAGTTCTGATGAAAAATCAAGAAGCTCCTTTTCATCTTGCTCTGTACCCGGTAATTTTCTATTTAGTAGTTGTGATACTAAGGTTGATGACGGTAAATCTGTAGATTTTTCGGCTAATTTTGATACTAATGATAGAATTGATAAGGGAAAGATTGGAGCAAAAGTTAAGCGTTGTAGTAGGTGCGGAGAAGGGGGGTGGTTGGTTTTGATTAGGGAGAAGAGGGAAGTGTGTATGGTGTGTGGTGCAGAGTACTGTAGGCATTGTGTACTGAAAGCAATGGGTTCAATGCCTGAGGGAAGGAAGTGTGTAGGGTGCATTGGCAAGCCGATTGATGAGGCAAATAGGGAAAAATTGGGGAGGTGCTCGAGGTTGCTGGCTAGTATTTGTAGTCCTTTGGAAATAAGCCACATTATGAAGGCAGAGAAAGAATGTTCTGCTAATCAGATTCGTTCTGAACAGGTTGTGGTCAATGGCAGGCCGTTGAAGGAAGAGGAGTTGGTGGAGGTTATGGGATGTGCCCATCCTCCATGTGATTTGAGACCAGGGCGGTATTGGTACGACAATGATTCTGGACTTTGGGGCAAG GATGGAGAGAAACCAGTTAGCTTTATAAGTGCAAATTTGAAAGTTGGTGGAAAGCTTCTGAATAATGCCAGTAATGGGAATACAAAGGTTTATATTAATGGCCGAGAGATCACAAAACCTGAGCTCAGAATACTGAAG CTAGCCAATGTACAATGTCCTCGTGGTACTCACTTTTGGTTGTATGAGGATGGTAGCTATGAAGAAGAAGGCCAAAAAAACATCAGAGGAAACATATGGGAAAAG GCGACCACACGTCTGATTTGTTCATTATTGTCGTTGCCTGTACCATTTGGAAATGCTCGTTGGGCCAAGGAAGATCAGACTACTTTTTCAGGTAGACCTGTGGGTAAGTACTTGGAGCCAGGGAAAGTTCATAAACTTCTGCTCTTGGGGTTGGAGGGCTCTGGGACAAGCACTATCTTCAAGCAG ATGAAGTTCATAAATGGAAACCAATTCAGTGCTCAAGAACTACAAGATATCAAACTTCTGATTCAAAGTAACGTATACAGATACTTGAGTGTCTTGCTTGAGGGGCGAGAACACTTTGAAGATGAGGCCCTTTTGGCAGAAAAGGCTCAGGGTTTGACTGCTGAAGAGTCCCTCCATTCCAGTGCTG GTGGTATTTCGCCTGATAGACAAAGAAAGTCTGTGTATTCAATCGAAAAAAGGTTGAGGAATTTTTCTGACTGGTTGTTGGACACCGTGGCTAGAGGAGATTTGGATACTTTCTTCCCTGCAGCAGCACGTGAGTATGCTCCTATTGCAGATGAAGTTTGGAAGGATCCTGCCATTCAGGAAACTTACAAACGAAGGGTGGAACTTCACTGTCTCCCAGATGTTGCAAAATATTTCTTAGATCGG GCCATTGAGATATCAAGTAATGAATATGAACCTTCAGAAGAAGATATTTTGAATGCTGAAGGAGTCATTCCAAACAATGGTCTTGCCCTGTTTGAATTCTCATCAGATGATCACAGTACCATGTCGGAAACAGGCAATGACAACTCTGAAGTACACCCTCCATCATCCAA GTATCAACTGATCCGTATCAGTTCCAAGGGATTGCTTGACAGCAGCAAATGGCTTGAAATGTTTGAAGGTTTTAGAGCCCTAGTCTACTGTGTTTCCTTGAGTGATTATGACCAGATGGTGGCTCATGATACTTGTCCTTTCTCCAATAAATTGTTGGCAAGTAGATATTTGTTCGAGAGTTTAGCGAGACATCCTTCCTTTGAGGACATCCCTTTTGTGCTTCTCCTAAACAAGTATGATGCCTTCGAGGAGAAAATCAACCTGGTTCCGTTATCAGTTTGTGAGTGGTTCTCTGACTTCAGCCCTTCGAAACCTCATCACAACAGTCAATCCCTGGCACATCAAGCTTATTACTACATTGCTGTCAAATTCAAGTTGCTCTATACTTCAATCACCCGAAAGAAGCTGTTTGTCAGGCAGACCAATGGTCGTGATAGTGAATCAGTTCATGATGCTTTCAAGTACATAAGAGAAATCATCAAGTGGGATGAGGAGGCTAGAAATGTTTATGGGATTTACGAGAACGATTCATTTTATAGTCCAGAAAGGAGTTCATCTCCTAATATTAGGGGAGGCTGA
- the LOC113741526 gene encoding extra-large guanine nucleotide-binding protein 3 isoform X1 — MAAAELKNQESSPASSAELSESDATTGASTNKWEELLRKMLPAGAPVPDEDHLDYSITVEYQGPPPCLPSSTCISIPKPLKFSSSFKTHNSLLTSRKNSNLVSSIARNRDSSDEKSRSSFSSCSVPGNFLFSSCDTKVDDGKSVDFSANFDTNDRIDKGKIGAKVKRCSRCGEGGWLVLIREKREVCMVCGAEYCRHCVLKAMGSMPEGRKCVGCIGKPIDEANREKLGRCSRLLASICSPLEISHIMKAEKECSANQIRSEQVVVNGRPLKEEELVEVMGCAHPPCDLRPGRYWYDNDSGLWGKDGEKPVSFISANLKVGGKLLNNASNGNTKVYINGREITKPELRILKLANVQCPRGTHFWLYEDGSYEEEGQKNIRGNIWEKWVFFRQATTRLICSLLSLPVPFGNARWAKEDQTTFSGRPVGKYLEPGKVHKLLLLGLEGSGTSTIFKQMKFINGNQFSAQELQDIKLLIQSNVYRYLSVLLEGREHFEDEALLAEKAQGLTAEESLHSSAGGISPDRQRKSVYSIEKRLRNFSDWLLDTVARGDLDTFFPAAAREYAPIADEVWKDPAIQETYKRRVELHCLPDVAKYFLDRAIEISSNEYEPSEEDILNAEGVIPNNGLALFEFSSDDHSTMSETGNDNSEVHPPSSKYQLIRISSKGLLDSSKWLEMFEGFRALVYCVSLSDYDQMVAHDTCPFSNKLLASRYLFESLARHPSFEDIPFVLLLNKYDAFEEKINLVPLSVCEWFSDFSPSKPHHNSQSLAHQAYYYIAVKFKLLYTSITRKKLFVRQTNGRDSESVHDAFKYIREIIKWDEEARNVYGIYENDSFYSPERSSSPNIRGG; from the exons ATGGCCGCTGCAGAGttgaaaaatcaagaatcaTCACCAGCATCATCAGCGGAATTGTCCGAATCAGATGCTACTACTGGTGCTAGTACTAACAAATGGGAGGAGCTTCTCCGGAAAATGCTACCGGCCGGAGCTCCGGTACCGGACGAGGACCACCTAGACTACTCTATTACAGTAGAATATCAGGGTCCTCCTCCTTGCTTACCTTCTTCTACTTGTATTAGTATTCCTAAACCTCTTAAGTTTTCCTCATCATTTAAAACCCATAATTCCCTTTTGACCTCTCGGAAAAATAGTAACTTAGTTTCTAGCATTGCTCGAAATCGTGATAGTTCTGATGAAAAATCAAGAAGCTCCTTTTCATCTTGCTCTGTACCCGGTAATTTTCTATTTAGTAGTTGTGATACTAAGGTTGATGACGGTAAATCTGTAGATTTTTCGGCTAATTTTGATACTAATGATAGAATTGATAAGGGAAAGATTGGAGCAAAAGTTAAGCGTTGTAGTAGGTGCGGAGAAGGGGGGTGGTTGGTTTTGATTAGGGAGAAGAGGGAAGTGTGTATGGTGTGTGGTGCAGAGTACTGTAGGCATTGTGTACTGAAAGCAATGGGTTCAATGCCTGAGGGAAGGAAGTGTGTAGGGTGCATTGGCAAGCCGATTGATGAGGCAAATAGGGAAAAATTGGGGAGGTGCTCGAGGTTGCTGGCTAGTATTTGTAGTCCTTTGGAAATAAGCCACATTATGAAGGCAGAGAAAGAATGTTCTGCTAATCAGATTCGTTCTGAACAGGTTGTGGTCAATGGCAGGCCGTTGAAGGAAGAGGAGTTGGTGGAGGTTATGGGATGTGCCCATCCTCCATGTGATTTGAGACCAGGGCGGTATTGGTACGACAATGATTCTGGACTTTGGGGCAAG GATGGAGAGAAACCAGTTAGCTTTATAAGTGCAAATTTGAAAGTTGGTGGAAAGCTTCTGAATAATGCCAGTAATGGGAATACAAAGGTTTATATTAATGGCCGAGAGATCACAAAACCTGAGCTCAGAATACTGAAG CTAGCCAATGTACAATGTCCTCGTGGTACTCACTTTTGGTTGTATGAGGATGGTAGCTATGAAGAAGAAGGCCAAAAAAACATCAGAGGAAACATATGGGAAAAG TGGGTTTTTTTTAGGCAGGCGACCACACGTCTGATTTGTTCATTATTGTCGTTGCCTGTACCATTTGGAAATGCTCGTTGGGCCAAGGAAGATCAGACTACTTTTTCAGGTAGACCTGTGGGTAAGTACTTGGAGCCAGGGAAAGTTCATAAACTTCTGCTCTTGGGGTTGGAGGGCTCTGGGACAAGCACTATCTTCAAGCAG ATGAAGTTCATAAATGGAAACCAATTCAGTGCTCAAGAACTACAAGATATCAAACTTCTGATTCAAAGTAACGTATACAGATACTTGAGTGTCTTGCTTGAGGGGCGAGAACACTTTGAAGATGAGGCCCTTTTGGCAGAAAAGGCTCAGGGTTTGACTGCTGAAGAGTCCCTCCATTCCAGTGCTG GTGGTATTTCGCCTGATAGACAAAGAAAGTCTGTGTATTCAATCGAAAAAAGGTTGAGGAATTTTTCTGACTGGTTGTTGGACACCGTGGCTAGAGGAGATTTGGATACTTTCTTCCCTGCAGCAGCACGTGAGTATGCTCCTATTGCAGATGAAGTTTGGAAGGATCCTGCCATTCAGGAAACTTACAAACGAAGGGTGGAACTTCACTGTCTCCCAGATGTTGCAAAATATTTCTTAGATCGG GCCATTGAGATATCAAGTAATGAATATGAACCTTCAGAAGAAGATATTTTGAATGCTGAAGGAGTCATTCCAAACAATGGTCTTGCCCTGTTTGAATTCTCATCAGATGATCACAGTACCATGTCGGAAACAGGCAATGACAACTCTGAAGTACACCCTCCATCATCCAA GTATCAACTGATCCGTATCAGTTCCAAGGGATTGCTTGACAGCAGCAAATGGCTTGAAATGTTTGAAGGTTTTAGAGCCCTAGTCTACTGTGTTTCCTTGAGTGATTATGACCAGATGGTGGCTCATGATACTTGTCCTTTCTCCAATAAATTGTTGGCAAGTAGATATTTGTTCGAGAGTTTAGCGAGACATCCTTCCTTTGAGGACATCCCTTTTGTGCTTCTCCTAAACAAGTATGATGCCTTCGAGGAGAAAATCAACCTGGTTCCGTTATCAGTTTGTGAGTGGTTCTCTGACTTCAGCCCTTCGAAACCTCATCACAACAGTCAATCCCTGGCACATCAAGCTTATTACTACATTGCTGTCAAATTCAAGTTGCTCTATACTTCAATCACCCGAAAGAAGCTGTTTGTCAGGCAGACCAATGGTCGTGATAGTGAATCAGTTCATGATGCTTTCAAGTACATAAGAGAAATCATCAAGTGGGATGAGGAGGCTAGAAATGTTTATGGGATTTACGAGAACGATTCATTTTATAGTCCAGAAAGGAGTTCATCTCCTAATATTAGGGGAGGCTGA
- the LOC113742992 gene encoding uncharacterized protein isoform X1 gives MGEDEAIAKFSEDQNDDGVSESKAVPVEDKESINDKNVEKFLDSMDDYLILVDSLSSILRQGWLELASARHSMGASRISASSYDMKYHSAATTLQLQHETASSDVGQPHFVLRKWESSDSPKKDPSDSPKRDPCEAKLEEDKWVQSVSSGLRIRTKGTSESSESREKKAENTGSPLSVDGHAQKERLKALSMFGALAPPKLRAAQLSFETALETLADIANVRASLLRAYEQVQKEMESPIQ, from the exons ATGGGCGAAGACGAAGCCATTGCCAAGTTTTCTGAGGATCAAAACGACGACGGAGTGAGCGAATCGAAGGCCGTTCCAGTAGAAGATAAAGAAAGCATAAACGACAAAAATGTGGAGAAGTTTCTGGATTCCATGGATGACTACTTAATCCTCGTCGATTCCTTGTCCTCCATTCTTCGCCAG GGATGGTTAGAATTGGCGAGTGCTCGGCATTCCATGGGAGCGTCACGCATAAGTGCGTCTTCCTATGACATGAAGTACCATTCAGCTGCTACTACATTGCAACTGCAGCATGAAACTG CTAGCTCTGATGTAGGGCAACCGCATTTTGTGTTGCGCAAATGGGAATCCTCGGATAGTCCTAAAAAAGATCCTTCGGATAGTCCAAAAAGAGATCCTTGCGAAGCAAAACTTGAGGAGGATAAATGGGTACAGAGTGTATCTAGTGGTCTAAGGATCAGGACCAAGGGAACATCTGAAAGTTCTG AGAGTAGGGAGAAAAAGGCGGAAAATACTGGATCTCCACTTTCTGTTGATGGCCAT GCTCAAAAAGAACGACTCAAGGCACTCTCAATGTTTGGAGCATTGGCTCCTCCTAAACTTCGAGCTGCCCAACTTTCATTTGAGACAG CCCTGGAAACACTTGCAGATATAGCAAATGTGCGAGCGTCATTGCTACGTGCTTATGAACAAGTGCAAAAAGAGATGGAGAGCCCCATACAGTGA
- the LOC113742992 gene encoding uncharacterized protein isoform X2, whose protein sequence is MGEDEAIAKFSEDQNDDGVSESKAVPVEDKESINDKNVEKFLDSMDDYLILVDSLSSILRQGTKVAGVFASSDVGQPHFVLRKWESSDSPKKDPSDSPKRDPCEAKLEEDKWVQSVSSGLRIRTKGTSESSESREKKAENTGSPLSVDGHAQKERLKALSMFGALAPPKLRAAQLSFETALETLADIANVRASLLRAYEQVQKEMESPIQ, encoded by the exons ATGGGCGAAGACGAAGCCATTGCCAAGTTTTCTGAGGATCAAAACGACGACGGAGTGAGCGAATCGAAGGCCGTTCCAGTAGAAGATAAAGAAAGCATAAACGACAAAAATGTGGAGAAGTTTCTGGATTCCATGGATGACTACTTAATCCTCGTCGATTCCTTGTCCTCCATTCTTCGCCAG gGCACAAAAGTAGCAGGAGTTTTTG CTAGCTCTGATGTAGGGCAACCGCATTTTGTGTTGCGCAAATGGGAATCCTCGGATAGTCCTAAAAAAGATCCTTCGGATAGTCCAAAAAGAGATCCTTGCGAAGCAAAACTTGAGGAGGATAAATGGGTACAGAGTGTATCTAGTGGTCTAAGGATCAGGACCAAGGGAACATCTGAAAGTTCTG AGAGTAGGGAGAAAAAGGCGGAAAATACTGGATCTCCACTTTCTGTTGATGGCCAT GCTCAAAAAGAACGACTCAAGGCACTCTCAATGTTTGGAGCATTGGCTCCTCCTAAACTTCGAGCTGCCCAACTTTCATTTGAGACAG CCCTGGAAACACTTGCAGATATAGCAAATGTGCGAGCGTCATTGCTACGTGCTTATGAACAAGTGCAAAAAGAGATGGAGAGCCCCATACAGTGA
- the LOC113742802 gene encoding uncharacterized protein has protein sequence MALQWIILTYVVAAEAATAILLTVPTPKVIKSKMVSLVSLVLQPSLFIVPFSVFQLMDIYWKQEHRLMCTGEICTASERDRYEKSIYKAQRNVILCAAAVLLYWFIYRICRYYKDIQSMEEVERRYKDE, from the exons atgGCTCTGCAATGGATTATACTGACGTACGTTGTCGCGGCGGAGGCGGCGACGGCGATCCTTTTAACTGTACCGACGCCGAAGGTCATAAAATCAAAGATGGTATCCCTTGTTTCCCTTGTTCTTCAACCTTCACTCTTCATCGTCCCCTTCTCCGTTTTCCAGCTCATGG aTATATACTGGAAGCAAGAGCACAGATTGATGTGTACTGGAGAGATCTGCACTGCTTCTGAGAGGGATCGCTATGAAAAATCG ATCTACAAGGCTCAAAGGAATGTGATTCTGTGTGCTGCAGCTGTCCTCCTGTATTG GTTTATCTACCGCATTTGCAGGTATTACAAGGACATCCAGAGCATGGAGGAGGTAGAGAGGAGGTACAAAGATGAATAG